From the genome of Gemmatimonadota bacterium, one region includes:
- a CDS encoding phytoene desaturase has protein sequence MKVVVVGAGFGGLAAAIRLRAQGHDVTIVEKRDKPGGRAYVFQQDGFTFDMGPTIITAPWLIDDLYTLCGRKTADYVQLVPIDPYYNVRFEDGSVFHYNGSMDALVQQVRAFNPDDVEGFLKFSASTEQIFNKGFALIDKPFHRFGEMIKAAPDLVKLQSHKSVASYVNQYMKDERLRQVFSFHPLLIGGNPFKSTSIYALIHHLEKKWGVWFAMGGTGALVKGLASLFTDIGGELRLGCEVSQIQVSDATGRATGVQLADGEVLPADAVVSNGDLAFTYMKLIAPRHRKFNTDKRLARKKYSMSLFVSYFGTDRQYPDLAHHEILMGPRYKGLLHDIFDRKVLSDDFSLYLHRPSVTDPSLAPPGCDCWYVLSPVPNLGGSTDWRAMAGPYRDRIFQYLEERYMPGLRQHIVTERHVDPLYFRDALNSHLGNAFSVQPTLLQSAWMRPHNISEDIPNLYLAGAGTHPGAGLPGVISSGKIVADLIGRAEQAGGRPHAGVSAVGA, from the coding sequence ATGAAGGTCGTTGTAGTTGGTGCCGGCTTTGGCGGCCTCGCCGCCGCGATTCGACTGCGTGCGCAAGGGCACGACGTCACCATCGTCGAGAAGCGTGACAAGCCCGGCGGGCGGGCCTACGTCTTCCAGCAGGACGGCTTCACGTTCGACATGGGGCCGACGATCATCACCGCCCCGTGGCTCATCGACGACCTCTACACGCTGTGCGGGCGCAAGACCGCCGACTACGTGCAGCTCGTCCCGATTGACCCGTACTACAACGTGCGGTTCGAGGACGGCTCGGTCTTTCATTACAACGGGAGCATGGACGCGCTGGTGCAGCAGGTGCGCGCCTTCAATCCCGACGATGTCGAGGGCTTCCTCAAGTTCAGCGCCTCGACCGAGCAGATCTTCAACAAGGGGTTCGCCCTCATCGACAAGCCGTTCCATCGGTTCGGCGAGATGATCAAGGCGGCGCCCGACCTGGTGAAGCTGCAGTCGCACAAGTCGGTGGCGAGCTACGTCAACCAGTACATGAAGGACGAACGGCTGCGGCAGGTCTTCTCCTTCCACCCCCTGCTCATCGGGGGGAACCCGTTCAAGAGCACGTCGATCTACGCCCTCATCCACCACCTGGAGAAGAAGTGGGGCGTGTGGTTCGCGATGGGTGGGACCGGCGCGCTGGTGAAGGGGCTCGCGTCGCTGTTCACCGACATCGGGGGCGAGCTGCGGCTGGGGTGCGAGGTGTCGCAGATCCAGGTGAGCGACGCCACCGGGCGCGCCACCGGTGTGCAGCTGGCGGATGGCGAGGTGCTCCCCGCCGACGCGGTGGTGAGCAACGGCGACCTGGCCTTCACCTACATGAAGCTCATCGCGCCGCGCCACCGGAAGTTCAACACCGACAAGCGGCTCGCGCGCAAGAAGTACTCGATGTCGCTCTTCGTGTCGTACTTCGGCACCGATCGCCAGTATCCCGACCTCGCGCATCACGAGATCCTGATGGGGCCGCGCTACAAGGGGCTCCTGCACGACATCTTTGATCGCAAGGTGCTGAGCGACGACTTCTCGCTTTACCTGCACCGTCCCTCGGTCACCGACCCGTCGCTCGCCCCGCCGGGGTGCGACTGCTGGTACGTCCTCTCGCCGGTGCCGAACCTCGGGGGAAGCACCGACTGGCGCGCCATGGCTGGCCCCTATCGCGACCGCATCTTCCAGTACCTGGAGGAGCGCTACATGCCGGGGCTGCGCCAGCACATCGTCACCGAGCGTCACGTCGACCCGCTGTACTTCCGCGACGCGCTCAACTCGCACCTCGGCAATGCGTTCTCGGTCCAGCCGACGCTCCTGCAGTCGGCGTGGATGCGGCCGCACAACATCAGCGAGGACATCCCCAACCTCTATCTCGCCGGTGCGGGCACGCATCCCGGGGCGGGGCTGCCGGGCGTCATCTCGTCGGGGAAGATCGTGGCCGACCTGATCGGGCGCGCGGAGCAGGCGGGCGGACGGCCGCATGCAGGGGTGAGCGCGGTCGGGGCGTGA